One genomic segment of Trichoplusia ni isolate ovarian cell line Hi5 chromosome 5, tn1, whole genome shotgun sequence includes these proteins:
- the LOC113493787 gene encoding ras-specific guanine nucleotide-releasing factor 1-like isoform X1 produces the protein MLSPKYQRSIRVNDGQLIALSDRAQYDHSQAGYLHKRSSDNTKWQLRWFILYQNLLFYYESENNTRPTGVLLLEGSYCERLSKAPMERNASFCFVISYRRESQRQYELRAASEVDCTHWVDAIREASFNKLLLQKEELDQKQLHLLQVVESERTSRWQYAQQCDELSSEVKKLRTELCTYKKEHESATRAASTSSSSPSHSPEIDPAELRKIKKVQSFFRGWLCRRRWKQIVDEYIKSPHAESMRKRNSLVFKMVEAEEEYLEQMEIMVTCFLRPFKMAASSKKPPCTHEDVNSIFLNSETVLFLHQIFFKGLTSRMESWPTLVLGDLFDMLLPMLTIYQEYVRNHHYSLQVLTECKQSQPFAQLLARLESKPACQSRSLETFLTYPMHQIPRYIITLHELLAHTPHDHVERRSLQHARAQLEELSRQMHDEVSETENLRKNLAVERMIIEGCDILLDVNQVFIRQGTLSQVVGKGRRAQLSARQAFLFSNHLLLATRAAGGRLHLPPAARLPLHDALLIEDPANHDDDDSTSVCSSPGGDIYQGKDFKILVEVKGEQICAHLVAGSVEEKAGWTSELAQCMESAALTELLRACGACGAASASLPACRSDRALFTDDVDIRFSRTLNSCKVPQIRSATPQRLLQRLTDLRFLSVDFLNTFLLTYRVFTDGVTVLEALKQVFYEQSQQEMELAPPPDATRKTSAASSVSGYGSEYSDRDWQSRFWRASRKSEDEDKLSPYLTAPSRRTSSVSKTEEDNSHLTIPKIMATSSSNETLKGTSPSSPGAISSVTLVGSPKKASPVKDPKNAANSANANTNANANMMKKGSIPKDNDAAAALMKDESIEMVDQSDEDIKYKEEEQEKNKKKPDDKFKISQRFSEFIQQRVRTMSESPRRLQPSSAAASEARRRSESARETNDNAADEPRRASDSGTRFATRRSVSERRYTNSSINSERRRYWGGSEPRSSVTSQVSHAQNYRRETSQPKAGVVITSFRQSHRRSSTSTAAVAFAVATSASSNPRSPPANSPPATRRDSVISTAATMRVLNVLRHWISKHSHDFWSDERLRGLTMDFLKEIEGSPGLLPAEHKAAAQLLRLLERAPDRPVDLKTLFLPPHVPTKESIETLSALEIAEQMTYLDYQIFSSINSEEFLGQAWTKADKAERAPHILLMTSHFNHISNLVISEILKKCTLAGRVAAIEKWAAVADIARCLHNFNGVLQVCAALSNTSVYRLKKTWEKVSKTSKQTIEKLQTIISSECRFRILRDALHRCDPPCIPYLGMYLSDLSFIEEGTTNYTPDGLLNFSKMRMIAHVIREIRNFQQTPYKIDHIPKVCSFLLEPSLVIAEERQYLLSLELEPRAGGAAAGASPGS, from the exons TTTCAACAAGCTCCTACTGCAGAAGGAGGAGTTGGATCAGAAGCAGCTGCACCTACTGCAGGTGGTGGAGAGCGAGCGCACGTCGCGCTGGCAGTACGCGCAGCAGTGCGACGAGCTCTCCAGCGAGGTCAAGAAGCTGAGGACCGAG CTATGCACGTACAAGAAGGAACACGAGTCGGCGACACGCGCCGCGTCCACCTCCAGCTCGTCTCCGAGCCATTCGCCGGAGATCGACCCCGCTGAACTCAGGAAGATCAAAAAAGTTCAG agTTTCTTCCGCGGCTGGCTGTGCCGGCGGCGCTGGAAGCAGATTGTGGACGAGTACATCAAGAGTCCGCACGCCGAGAGCATGCGCAAGAGGAACAGCCTCGTCTTCAAGATGGTCGAGGCCGAGGAGGAATACCTCGAGCAGATGGAGATCATG GTAACATGTTTCCTCCGGCCCTTCAAAATGGCGGCTAGTTCTAAGAAGCCGCCGTGCACGCACGAGGACGTAAACTCCATCTTCCTGAACAGCGAGACGGTGCTGTTCCTGCACCAGATATTCTTCAAGGGTCTCACGTCGCGGATGGAGTCGTGGCCGACGCTTGTGTTAG GAGACCTATTCGACATGCTCCTCCCGATGCTGACCATCTACCAGGAGTACGTGCGGAACCACCACTACTCGCTGCAAGTCCTCACCGAGTGCAAGCAGAGCCAGCCCTTCGCGCAGCTGTTGGCGCGCCTCGAGAGCAAGCCCGCCTGCCAGAGCCGGTCCTTGGAAACCTTCCTGACGTACCCGATGCATCAG ATCCCTCGCTACATCATCACGCTGCACGAGCTGCTGGCGCACACGCCGCACGACCACGTGGAGCGCCGCAGCCTGCAGCATGCACGCGCGCAGCTCGAAGAGCTCTCGCGACAGATGCACGACGAG GTCAGTGAAACTGAAAATCTAAGGAAGAACTTAGCTGTAGAGCGCATGATCATCGAGGGATGCGACATACTGCTGGACGTCAACCAAGTCTTCATACGTCAAG GCACCCTATCTCAAGTGGTGGGTAAAGGTCGTCGGGCCCAGCTGTCAGCTCGGCAAGCATTCCTGTTCAGCAACCACCTACTGCTGGCCACGCGAGCTGCGGGCGGCCGCCTGCACCTGCCGCCCGCCGCGAGGCTGCCGCTTCACGACGCGCTGCTCATCGAGGATCCTGCTAATCATGATGATGACG ATTCGACTTCGGTATGCTCGTCACCCGGAGGAGACATATACCAGGGAAAAGACTTCAAGATACTTGTTGAAGTAAAGGGAGAACAGATCTGTGCGCATTTAG TGGCGGGCTCTGTGGAGGAGAAGGCCGGCTGGACGAGCGAGCTGGCGCAGTGCATGGAGAGCGCGGCGCTGACGGAGCTGCTgcgcgcgtgcggcgcgtgcggcgcggcgTCCGCGTCGCTGCCCGCGTGCCGCTCCGACCGCGCGCTCTTCACCGACGACGTCGACATCCGCTTCAGCCGCACGCTCAACTCCTGCAAGGTGCCGCAGATACGCTCCGCTACGCCGCAGCGCTTGCTGCAGCGGCTTACTG ACCTTCGTTTCCTGTCGGTGGACTTCCTGAACACGTTCCTGCTGACGTACCGCGTGTTCACGGACGGCGTGACGGTGCTGGAGGCGCTCAAGCAGGTGTTCTACGAGCAGTCGCAGCAGGAGATGGAGCTGGCGCCGCCGCCGGACGCCACGCGGAAGACCAGCGCTGCAAGCTCGGTTTCTG GGTATGGATCAGAATACAGCGACCGTGATTGGCAATCACGGTTCTGGCGAGCTTCTAGAAAAA GTGAAGATGAAGACAAACTGTCTCCGTATCTAACGGCACCATCACGACGAACCTCGTCTGTAAGCAAG ACTGAGGAGGATAACAGTCATTTGACAATACCTAAAATAATGGCGACGTCATCAAGTAACGAGACATTGAAAG GTACATCCCCATCATCTCCAGGAGCCATCAGCTCGGTCACTTTAGTTGGCAGTCCAAAGAAAGCAAGTCCAGTAAAAGATCCCAAGAACGCGGCCAACTCTGCAAATGCAAATACCAATGCCAATGCAAACATGATGAAGAAAGGTTCTATTCCCAAAGACAATGATGCGGCCGCTGCCCTCATGAAGGACGAAAGTATTGAGATGGTAGACCAGAGCGATGAGGATATTAAATATAAGGAAGAGGAACAAgagaagaataaaaagaaaccaGATGATAAGTTCAAAATATCACAACGATTCTCCGAG TTTATCCAACAGCGTGTGCGTACTATGTCGGAGTCCCCTCGCCGCCTGCAGCCGTCGTCGGCCGCGGCGTCCGAGGCGCGGCGCCGGTCGGAGAGCGCACGGGAGACGAACGACAACGCCGCGGACGAACCCAGGAGGGCTTCTGATTCTGGTACCAGATTTGCTACAAGGAGATCTGTCAG TGAGCGTCGTTACACCAATTCCTCGATTAACAGCGAGCGTCGTCGTTACTGGGGTGGATCTGAACCTCGCTCCTCTGTAACTTCTCAGGTGTCACATGCGCAG AACTACCGTCGCGAGACCAGTCAACCAAAGGCCGGTGTTGTCATTACGTCATTCCGCCAGTCCCACAGGAG GAGCAGTACGTCTACTGCTGCTGTGGCCTTTGCTGTGGCTACTTCGGCATCATCAAACCCGAGATCTCCACCAGCGAATTCTCCACCGGCTACCCGAAGGGACTCGGTTATATCGACGGCTGCTACCATGAGAGTACTCAATGTGCTACG gCACTGGATTTCCAAGCATTCGCATGACTTCTGGTCTGACGAACGTCTTCGTGGGCTGACGATGGATTTCTTGAAGGAAATAGAGGGCAGTCCGGGCTTACTGCCAGCTGAACATAAGGCAGCTGCTCAACTGTTGCGGCTCTTAGAACGAGCTCCTGACAGACCAGTTGATTTGAAGACCTTGTTCTTACCACCTCAC GTTCCGACAAAGGAAAGCATTGAAACACTCTCGGCTCTTGAAATAGCGGAACAAATGACGTATTTGGACTATCAAATCTTTAGTTCCATCAATAGCGA GGAGTTCCTAGGACAAGCTTGGACGAAGGCAGATAAGGCAGAGCGAGCTCCACACATTCTTCTGATGACGTCACACTTCAATCACATTTCGAATCTCGTTATTTCCGAAATTCTGAAGAAATGTACTTTGGCTG GTCGAGTAGCCGCTATAGAGAAATGGGCAGCCGTTGCCGACATAGCACGATGTCTGCACAACTTTAATGGGGTTCTGCAAGTTTGTGCTGCCTTGTCCAATACTTCTGTATACCGTCTCAAGAAGACTTGGGAGAAAGTCTCGAAAACT AGCAAACAAACAATAGAAAAGCTGCAGACAATCATTTCATCAGAATGCCGTTTCAGGATTTTGCGTGATGCCTTGCACAG GTGCGATCCGCCATGTATTCCATACTTGGGAATGTATTTATCAGATCTGTCGTTTATTGAAGAAGGAACAACAAATTACACACCGGACGGACTGTTGAACTTCTCGAAAATGAgaatg ATCGCACACGTTATCCGAGAAATTAGAAACTTCCAGCAAACCCCATACAAGATAGATCACATACCAAAA GTGTGCTCGTTCCTGCTGGAGCCGTCGCTGGTGATCGCGGAGGAGCGGCAGTACCTGCTGTCGCTGGAGCTGGAGccgcgcgcgggcggcgcggcggcgggcgcgtcgCCGGGCTCGTAG
- the LOC113493787 gene encoding ras-specific guanine nucleotide-releasing factor 2-like isoform X2: protein MLSPKYQRSIRVNDGQLIALSDRAQYDHSQAGYLHKRSSDNTKWQLRWFILYQNLLFYYESENNTRPTGVLLLEGSYCERLSKAPMERNASFCFVISYRRESQRQYELRAASEVDCTHWVDAIREASFNKLLLQKEELDQKQLHLLQVVESERTSRWQYAQQCDELSSEVKKLRTELCTYKKEHESATRAASTSSSSPSHSPEIDPAELRKIKKVQSFFRGWLCRRRWKQIVDEYIKSPHAESMRKRNSLVFKMVEAEEEYLEQMEIMVTCFLRPFKMAASSKKPPCTHEDVNSIFLNSETVLFLHQIFFKGLTSRMESWPTLVLGDLFDMLLPMLTIYQEYVRNHHYSLQVLTECKQSQPFAQLLARLESKPACQSRSLETFLTYPMHQIPRYIITLHELLAHTPHDHVERRSLQHARAQLEELSRQMHDEVSETENLRKNLAVERMIIEGCDILLDVNQVFIRQGTLSQVVGKGRRAQLSARQAFLFSNHLLLATRAAGGRLHLPPAARLPLHDALLIEDPANHDDDDSTSVCSSPGGDIYQGKDFKILVEVKGEQICAHLVAGSVEEKAGWTSELAQCMESAALTELLRACGACGAASASLPACRSDRALFTDDVDIRFSRTLNSCKVPQIRSATPQRLLQRLTDLRFLSVDFLNTFLLTYRVFTDGVTVLEALKQVFYEQSQQEMELAPPPDATRKTSAASSVSGYGSEYSDRDWQSRFWRASRKSEDEDKLSPYLTAPSRRTSSVSKTEEDNSHLTIPKIMATSSSNETLKGTSPSSPGAISSVTLVGSPKKASPVKDPKNAANSANANTNANANMMKKGSIPKDNDAAAALMKDESIEMVDQSDEDIKYKEEEQEKNKKKPDDKFKISQRFSERVRTMSESPRRLQPSSAAASEARRRSESARETNDNAADEPRRASDSGTRFATRRSVSERRYTNSSINSERRRYWGGSEPRSSVTSQVSHAQNYRRETSQPKAGVVITSFRQSHRRSSTSTAAVAFAVATSASSNPRSPPANSPPATRRDSVISTAATMRVLNVLRHWISKHSHDFWSDERLRGLTMDFLKEIEGSPGLLPAEHKAAAQLLRLLERAPDRPVDLKTLFLPPHVPTKESIETLSALEIAEQMTYLDYQIFSSINSEEFLGQAWTKADKAERAPHILLMTSHFNHISNLVISEILKKCTLAGRVAAIEKWAAVADIARCLHNFNGVLQVCAALSNTSVYRLKKTWEKVSKTSKQTIEKLQTIISSECRFRILRDALHRCDPPCIPYLGMYLSDLSFIEEGTTNYTPDGLLNFSKMRMIAHVIREIRNFQQTPYKIDHIPKVCSFLLEPSLVIAEERQYLLSLELEPRAGGAAAGASPGS, encoded by the exons TTTCAACAAGCTCCTACTGCAGAAGGAGGAGTTGGATCAGAAGCAGCTGCACCTACTGCAGGTGGTGGAGAGCGAGCGCACGTCGCGCTGGCAGTACGCGCAGCAGTGCGACGAGCTCTCCAGCGAGGTCAAGAAGCTGAGGACCGAG CTATGCACGTACAAGAAGGAACACGAGTCGGCGACACGCGCCGCGTCCACCTCCAGCTCGTCTCCGAGCCATTCGCCGGAGATCGACCCCGCTGAACTCAGGAAGATCAAAAAAGTTCAG agTTTCTTCCGCGGCTGGCTGTGCCGGCGGCGCTGGAAGCAGATTGTGGACGAGTACATCAAGAGTCCGCACGCCGAGAGCATGCGCAAGAGGAACAGCCTCGTCTTCAAGATGGTCGAGGCCGAGGAGGAATACCTCGAGCAGATGGAGATCATG GTAACATGTTTCCTCCGGCCCTTCAAAATGGCGGCTAGTTCTAAGAAGCCGCCGTGCACGCACGAGGACGTAAACTCCATCTTCCTGAACAGCGAGACGGTGCTGTTCCTGCACCAGATATTCTTCAAGGGTCTCACGTCGCGGATGGAGTCGTGGCCGACGCTTGTGTTAG GAGACCTATTCGACATGCTCCTCCCGATGCTGACCATCTACCAGGAGTACGTGCGGAACCACCACTACTCGCTGCAAGTCCTCACCGAGTGCAAGCAGAGCCAGCCCTTCGCGCAGCTGTTGGCGCGCCTCGAGAGCAAGCCCGCCTGCCAGAGCCGGTCCTTGGAAACCTTCCTGACGTACCCGATGCATCAG ATCCCTCGCTACATCATCACGCTGCACGAGCTGCTGGCGCACACGCCGCACGACCACGTGGAGCGCCGCAGCCTGCAGCATGCACGCGCGCAGCTCGAAGAGCTCTCGCGACAGATGCACGACGAG GTCAGTGAAACTGAAAATCTAAGGAAGAACTTAGCTGTAGAGCGCATGATCATCGAGGGATGCGACATACTGCTGGACGTCAACCAAGTCTTCATACGTCAAG GCACCCTATCTCAAGTGGTGGGTAAAGGTCGTCGGGCCCAGCTGTCAGCTCGGCAAGCATTCCTGTTCAGCAACCACCTACTGCTGGCCACGCGAGCTGCGGGCGGCCGCCTGCACCTGCCGCCCGCCGCGAGGCTGCCGCTTCACGACGCGCTGCTCATCGAGGATCCTGCTAATCATGATGATGACG ATTCGACTTCGGTATGCTCGTCACCCGGAGGAGACATATACCAGGGAAAAGACTTCAAGATACTTGTTGAAGTAAAGGGAGAACAGATCTGTGCGCATTTAG TGGCGGGCTCTGTGGAGGAGAAGGCCGGCTGGACGAGCGAGCTGGCGCAGTGCATGGAGAGCGCGGCGCTGACGGAGCTGCTgcgcgcgtgcggcgcgtgcggcgcggcgTCCGCGTCGCTGCCCGCGTGCCGCTCCGACCGCGCGCTCTTCACCGACGACGTCGACATCCGCTTCAGCCGCACGCTCAACTCCTGCAAGGTGCCGCAGATACGCTCCGCTACGCCGCAGCGCTTGCTGCAGCGGCTTACTG ACCTTCGTTTCCTGTCGGTGGACTTCCTGAACACGTTCCTGCTGACGTACCGCGTGTTCACGGACGGCGTGACGGTGCTGGAGGCGCTCAAGCAGGTGTTCTACGAGCAGTCGCAGCAGGAGATGGAGCTGGCGCCGCCGCCGGACGCCACGCGGAAGACCAGCGCTGCAAGCTCGGTTTCTG GGTATGGATCAGAATACAGCGACCGTGATTGGCAATCACGGTTCTGGCGAGCTTCTAGAAAAA GTGAAGATGAAGACAAACTGTCTCCGTATCTAACGGCACCATCACGACGAACCTCGTCTGTAAGCAAG ACTGAGGAGGATAACAGTCATTTGACAATACCTAAAATAATGGCGACGTCATCAAGTAACGAGACATTGAAAG GTACATCCCCATCATCTCCAGGAGCCATCAGCTCGGTCACTTTAGTTGGCAGTCCAAAGAAAGCAAGTCCAGTAAAAGATCCCAAGAACGCGGCCAACTCTGCAAATGCAAATACCAATGCCAATGCAAACATGATGAAGAAAGGTTCTATTCCCAAAGACAATGATGCGGCCGCTGCCCTCATGAAGGACGAAAGTATTGAGATGGTAGACCAGAGCGATGAGGATATTAAATATAAGGAAGAGGAACAAgagaagaataaaaagaaaccaGATGATAAGTTCAAAATATCACAACGATTCTCCGAG CGTGTGCGTACTATGTCGGAGTCCCCTCGCCGCCTGCAGCCGTCGTCGGCCGCGGCGTCCGAGGCGCGGCGCCGGTCGGAGAGCGCACGGGAGACGAACGACAACGCCGCGGACGAACCCAGGAGGGCTTCTGATTCTGGTACCAGATTTGCTACAAGGAGATCTGTCAG TGAGCGTCGTTACACCAATTCCTCGATTAACAGCGAGCGTCGTCGTTACTGGGGTGGATCTGAACCTCGCTCCTCTGTAACTTCTCAGGTGTCACATGCGCAG AACTACCGTCGCGAGACCAGTCAACCAAAGGCCGGTGTTGTCATTACGTCATTCCGCCAGTCCCACAGGAG GAGCAGTACGTCTACTGCTGCTGTGGCCTTTGCTGTGGCTACTTCGGCATCATCAAACCCGAGATCTCCACCAGCGAATTCTCCACCGGCTACCCGAAGGGACTCGGTTATATCGACGGCTGCTACCATGAGAGTACTCAATGTGCTACG gCACTGGATTTCCAAGCATTCGCATGACTTCTGGTCTGACGAACGTCTTCGTGGGCTGACGATGGATTTCTTGAAGGAAATAGAGGGCAGTCCGGGCTTACTGCCAGCTGAACATAAGGCAGCTGCTCAACTGTTGCGGCTCTTAGAACGAGCTCCTGACAGACCAGTTGATTTGAAGACCTTGTTCTTACCACCTCAC GTTCCGACAAAGGAAAGCATTGAAACACTCTCGGCTCTTGAAATAGCGGAACAAATGACGTATTTGGACTATCAAATCTTTAGTTCCATCAATAGCGA GGAGTTCCTAGGACAAGCTTGGACGAAGGCAGATAAGGCAGAGCGAGCTCCACACATTCTTCTGATGACGTCACACTTCAATCACATTTCGAATCTCGTTATTTCCGAAATTCTGAAGAAATGTACTTTGGCTG GTCGAGTAGCCGCTATAGAGAAATGGGCAGCCGTTGCCGACATAGCACGATGTCTGCACAACTTTAATGGGGTTCTGCAAGTTTGTGCTGCCTTGTCCAATACTTCTGTATACCGTCTCAAGAAGACTTGGGAGAAAGTCTCGAAAACT AGCAAACAAACAATAGAAAAGCTGCAGACAATCATTTCATCAGAATGCCGTTTCAGGATTTTGCGTGATGCCTTGCACAG GTGCGATCCGCCATGTATTCCATACTTGGGAATGTATTTATCAGATCTGTCGTTTATTGAAGAAGGAACAACAAATTACACACCGGACGGACTGTTGAACTTCTCGAAAATGAgaatg ATCGCACACGTTATCCGAGAAATTAGAAACTTCCAGCAAACCCCATACAAGATAGATCACATACCAAAA GTGTGCTCGTTCCTGCTGGAGCCGTCGCTGGTGATCGCGGAGGAGCGGCAGTACCTGCTGTCGCTGGAGCTGGAGccgcgcgcgggcggcgcggcggcgggcgcgtcgCCGGGCTCGTAG